Proteins encoded in a region of the Vicia villosa cultivar HV-30 ecotype Madison, WI linkage group LG5, Vvil1.0, whole genome shotgun sequence genome:
- the LOC131602993 gene encoding protein NRT1/ PTR FAMILY 8.3-like → MGSVEDDSSRLEEALIQDEESKLYTGDGSVDYKGRPVLKKNTGTWKACPFILGNECCERLAYYGIATNLVTYLTRKLHEGNVSAARNVTTWQGTCYLAPLIGAVLADSYWGRYWTIAIFSMIYFIGMGTLTLSASIPALKPAECLGAVCPPATPAQYAVFFIGLYLIALGTGGIKPCVSSFGADQFDDTDSRERVKKGSFFNWFYFSINIGALISSSFIVWIQENAGWGLGFGIPALFMGLAIGSFFLGTPLYRFQKPGGSPLTRMCQVVAASFRKRNLTVPEDSSLLYETPDKSSAIEGSRKLQHSDELRCLDRAAVVSDDERKSGDYSNLWRLCTVTQVEELKILIRMFPVWATGIVFSAVYAQMSTMFVEQGTMMDTRIGSFRIPPASLSTFDVVSVIFWVPVYDRFIVPIARKFTGKERGFSELQRMGIGLFISVLCMSAAAIVEIKRLQLAKELDLVDKAVPVPLTILLQIPQYFLLGAAEVFTFVGQLEFFYDQSPDAMRSLCSALSLLTTSLGNYLSSFILTVVLYFTTRGGSPGWIPDNLNKGHLDYFFWLLAGLSFLNMFMYIVAAKRYKSKKAS, encoded by the exons ATGGGTTCCGTCGAAGACGATTCTTCGCGTTTGGAAGAAGCGCTTATTCAG GATGAAGAGAGTAAGCTATACACAGGAGATGGCTCGGTCGACTATAAAGGGAGGCCAGTGCTTAAGAAGAATACTGGCACTTGGAAAGCTTGCCCATTTATCCTAG GCAATGAGTGCTGTGAACGTTTGGCGTACTATGGTATTGCAACGAATCTTGTTACCTATCTTACTCGCAAGCTACATGAAGGAAATGTCTCTGCGGCAAGAAACGTCACCACTTGGCAAGGCACTTGTTACCTTGCACCTCTTATTGGAGCAGTTCTAGCAGATTCTTACTGGGGACGATACTGGACAATTGCCATTTTCTCCATGATTTATTTCATT GGAATGGGTACATTGACACTTTCTGCATCTATTCCAGCATTGAAGCCTGCTGAATGCTTGGGTGCTGTATGCCCTCCAGCTACTCCTGCACAATATGCTGTGTTCTTCATTGGTCTCTATCTGATTGCGCTTGGGACTGGTGGTATTAAACCATGCGTGTCCTCTTTTGGGGCAGATCAGTTTGATGATACTGATTCGCGAGAAAGGGTTAAGAAGGGGTCATTTTTCAACTGGTTTTACTTTTCTATCAACATAGGAGCCCTTATATCAAGCAGTTTTATTGTGTGGATTCAAGAAAATGCAGGCTGGGGTCTTGGATTTGGCATTCCTGCTTTATTCATGGGATTAGCTATCGGAAGCTTCTTTTTAGGCACACCCCTATATAGGTTTCAAAAACCAGGGGGAAGCCCTCTTACAAGAATGTGCCAGGTTGTGGCCGCATCTTTTCGGAAACGGAATCTTACTGTCCCTGAGGATAGTAGTCTCCTGTATGAGACACCAGACAAGAGCTCTGCAATCGAAGGAAGTCGGAAACTACAGCATAGTGATGAACTAAG GTGTCTTGACAGAGCAGCTGTAGTCTCTGATGATGAGAGGAAAAGTGGTGACTATTCTAACCTGTGGAGACTTTGCACTGTGACACAGGTGGAGGAATTAAAAATCTTGATCCGCATGTTTCCAGTTTGGGCTACTGGCATAGTTTTTTCTGCGGTCTATGCCCAGATGTCAACAATGTTTGTGGAACAAGGAACTATGATGGACACTAGAATTGGTTCTTTCAGAATACCACCAGCTTCCCTCTCAACTTTTGATGTAGTAAGTGTTATTTTCTGGGTTCCTGTCTATGACAGGTTTATAGTTCCCATTGCAAGAAAATTTACTGGCAAAGAAAGGGGATTTTCAGAGTTGCAAAGAATGGGAATTGGTCTTTTTATTTCAGTCCTGTGCATGTCAGCTGCTGCTATTGTGGAGATTAAGCGTCTGCAGCTTGCAAAAGAGCTCGACCTTGTTGATAAAGCTGTCCCTGTACCCCTTACTATACTTTTGCAAATCCCTCAGTATTTCTTATTGGGAGCAGCAGAAGTATTCACCTTTGTGGGGCAGCTTGAGTTCTTCTATGACCAATCTCCAGATGCTATGCGAAGTTTATGCAGTGCTCTGTCGCTTCTGACTACTTCACTCGGGAATTACTTGAGTTCATTCATTCTCACTGTGGTACTTTACTTCACTACACGAGGGGGAAGTCCTGGATGGATTCCGGATAACTTGAACAAAGGTCATCTCGATTACTTTTTCTGGCTTTTAGCTGGACTCAGCTTCTTAAATATGTTTATGTACATAGTTGCTGCCAAAAGATACAAGTCAAAGAAGGCTTCATAA